One window from the genome of Salvia miltiorrhiza cultivar Shanhuang (shh) chromosome 7, IMPLAD_Smil_shh, whole genome shotgun sequence encodes:
- the LOC130991398 gene encoding uncharacterized protein LOC130991398 isoform X8 has product MAGRRGGLRATRRHGSDPNSTSSALRSAQSQDRTENNIGTETQVHGSPSNRRTRSSRVRGQTSARASRVRGQTSGLGARQALKHAKNRFNVQFRFGARAAVCANTSKFNNEIGKILRTDCSLHYDEWRDVPESVRAPLREKLLTLFDIDVEDQNVIHVINRQMQRSWRSYRYTLHKKFKEIGGDEDPIKAKSIGHKGVKKEDWDYLCDLWASESYKERAKKNAISRSKRKWESRNGSKSTLRHHIERGVELDAPTGQIETWRICNWQSDKGWSSPELEAKYEDMMQLRRDNPPDEMTDKEIIEKVLGRQSVRLNGWGRSPSKSRGECSQGSIRPSYEQLRDELDENREHVKTLEDRIRMLEERLENNSAHNSSIRRAPSDHASAPSNMNASPASDDGYDSDDIC; this is encoded by the exons ATGGCTGGCCGAAGAGGTGGACTTCGTGCAACTAGAAGACATGGCAGTGATCCCAATTCTACGTCCTCTGCTTTACGTTCTG CTCAAAGTCAAGATAGAACGGAGAACAATATTG GTACTGAAACCCAAGTTCACGGCTCACCATCGAACAGGAGAACTAGGAGTTCTCGTGTTCGTGGACAGACCTCTGCTAGGGCATCTCGTGTTCGTGGACAGACCTCTGGTCTAGGAGCTCGACAGGCATTGAAACATGCCAAAAACAGGTTTAACGTCCAGTTTAGATTTGGTGCGAGAGCAGCTGTATGTGCCAACACCTCAAAGTTCAACAATGAAATTGGAAAAATTTTGCGTACGGATTGTAGTCTCCATTACGATGAGTGGAGGGATGTACCAGAGTCTGTTAGGGCACCTCTGAGGGAGAAACTTCTT ACACTCTTCGATATAGATGTTGAAGATCAGAATGTCATACATGTTATCAATAGGCAAATGCAGAGATCTTGGCGTTCCTACCGATACACTCTGCATAAAAAGTTCAAAGAGATTGGAGGAGATGAAGATCCAATCAAGGCCAAGAGCATTGGACATAAAGGAGTTAAAAAGGAGGACTGGGATTATTTGTGTGATTTATGGGCTAGTGAATCATACAAG GAACGAGCCAAGAAGAATGCCATTTCGAGATCAAAAAGAAAGTGGGAATCTAGAAACGGATCCAAGAGTACTTTGCGCCACCATATTGAACGTGGAGTTGAGTTGGATGCTCCAACTGGACAAATTGAGACATGGCGCATTTGTAATTGGCAATCCGACAAGGGATGGTCGTCACCGGAGCTCGAAGCGAAATAT GAAGATATGATGCAGCTAAGGCGAGATAATCCACCGGATGAAATGACTGATAAAGAGATCATAGAGAAAGTCCTTGGGCGACAATCAGTACGTTTGAATGGTTGGGGGCGGTCGCCTAGCAAATCTAGAGGCGAGTGTAGCCAAGGCTCAATTCGTCCCTCGTACGAACAACTTCGTGATGAATTAGATGAGAACAGAGAGCATGTTAAAACACTTGAAGATCGGATTCGGATGTTGGAAGAAAGGCTTGAGAATAACAGTGCACATAATTCTTCCATACGACGAGCTCCCTCAGATCACGCTTCCGCACCTTCTAATATGAATGCATCTCCTGCAAGTGATGATGGTTATGATTCAGATGATATTTGTTGA